In a genomic window of Flavobacterium sp. KACC 22761:
- a CDS encoding phosphatase PAP2 family protein, with protein sequence MLEKIQELDTNLFVYLNGLGSETYDKLWLIITSQLNWTPLFLLMFYLIYKKIGGKQTLYLLLFIAVLIAFTDQTCNLFKHTFQRLRPCNNPELKSIIRIVQVRTSYSFFSGHAANTMAVATFLFLVLKSRFKYLGFIFLWPLIFAYSRIYLGLHYPGDILAGYFFGALFGSLVYLLYRKLKPQYFPG encoded by the coding sequence ATGCTTGAAAAAATACAAGAATTAGATACAAATCTCTTTGTGTATCTGAATGGTTTGGGTTCTGAAACATACGATAAACTTTGGCTGATAATCACCAGTCAGTTGAATTGGACACCTCTTTTTTTATTGATGTTTTATCTTATTTATAAAAAAATAGGAGGGAAACAAACCTTGTATTTATTGCTTTTTATAGCGGTTTTGATTGCTTTTACAGATCAGACTTGCAATTTGTTCAAACATACTTTTCAGCGCTTGCGCCCGTGTAATAATCCTGAATTAAAATCGATTATTCGTATTGTTCAGGTGAGGACATCTTATAGTTTTTTCTCTGGACACGCTGCTAATACAATGGCCGTTGCAACTTTTTTATTCTTGGTTTTAAAAAGCCGTTTCAAGTATTTAGGATTCATCTTTTTATGGCCATTAATTTTTGCTTACAGTCGCATTTATTTAGGATTGCATTATCCAGGTGATATTTTGGCTGGATATTTCTTTGGAGCTCTTTTTGGATCTTTGGTTTATTTATTATACAGAAAATTAAAACCACAATATTTTCCGGGATAA
- a CDS encoding phytanoyl-CoA dioxygenase family protein translates to MKYIAKINSQGFSIINNVFTENEIENLISIIENATKNDSENATFRKSQDLFAIRQFHKEIPETLDFIFNQNLKEIIKSNFGKGYFITKSIYFDKPEKSNWFVSYHQDLTISVNQKIEAENFENWTVKQNQFAVQPPTEVLENNFTIRIHIDKTTKENGALKVINNSHSKGILRIENLDFENKKETICEVEKGGIMIMKPLLFHASNKTTNNERRRVIHIEFSREQLPIGLEWSEKTILN, encoded by the coding sequence ATGTTTTTACTGAAAATGAAATCGAAAATCTGATTTCAATAATTGAAAATGCAACCAAAAACGATTCTGAAAATGCCACTTTTAGGAAATCTCAGGACTTATTTGCTATAAGACAATTCCACAAAGAAATACCTGAAACCTTAGATTTTATTTTTAATCAAAATTTAAAAGAAATTATCAAATCTAATTTTGGAAAAGGATACTTTATAACCAAATCCATTTATTTTGACAAACCAGAAAAATCAAATTGGTTTGTATCCTATCATCAAGATTTGACTATTTCTGTCAATCAAAAAATTGAGGCTGAAAATTTCGAAAATTGGACCGTAAAACAAAATCAATTTGCCGTACAGCCACCAACAGAAGTTTTAGAAAATAATTTCACTATCAGAATTCATATTGACAAAACGACCAAAGAAAATGGCGCTTTAAAAGTCATCAATAATTCTCATTCAAAAGGAATTTTGAGAATTGAAAACCTTGATTTCGAAAATAAAAAAGAAACTATTTGCGAAGTTGAAAAAGGTGGCATAATGATTATGAAACCTTTATTATTTCATGCTTCAAACAAAACTACAAACAATGAAAGAAGGAGAGTTATTCATATTGAATTTAGCAGAGAGCAACTTCCAATTGGATTGGAATGGAGCGAGAAAACAATTCTTAATTAA